From the Halorhabdus utahensis DSM 12940 genome, one window contains:
- a CDS encoding DNA-3-methyladenine glycosylase family protein: MHRGTLSLPSVGPFDLQSTVESGQSFRWVREDGRTYEDDEAYGGDAWYATVVGGDEGADAPTTGVVRVRQIDDRLEWEASFDAEETLRRRLRLDDDLPAIRAATPDDPLLDAAFDRYWGLRLVRDPPFATLIAFICSAQMRIGRIHEMQRALEERFGESVTFDGVEYHAFPTPARLAEATEADLRDLGLGYRAPYVQRTAEMVAEGTAHPQEATDLAYEDAREYLTQFVGVGEKVADCVLLFSLGFVEAVPLDTWIRSTIEEYYPECDRGSYAETSRAIRERFGGQYAGYAQTYVFHHLRNGGGSAE; encoded by the coding sequence ATGCACCGCGGAACCCTGTCGCTTCCGTCGGTCGGCCCGTTCGATCTCCAGTCGACGGTCGAGAGCGGCCAGAGCTTCCGCTGGGTCCGGGAGGACGGCCGAACCTACGAGGACGACGAGGCGTACGGCGGCGACGCGTGGTATGCAACAGTCGTCGGCGGGGACGAGGGTGCTGACGCTCCCACCACAGGGGTCGTCCGCGTCCGGCAGATCGACGACCGGTTGGAGTGGGAGGCGAGTTTCGACGCCGAGGAAACGCTACGACGCCGTCTCCGGCTGGACGATGATCTGCCCGCGATCCGGGCGGCGACGCCCGACGATCCGCTGCTTGACGCAGCCTTTGATCGGTACTGGGGGCTGCGGCTTGTCCGCGATCCTCCCTTCGCGACGCTGATCGCGTTCATCTGCTCGGCCCAGATGCGGATCGGCCGGATTCACGAGATGCAGCGCGCGCTGGAGGAGCGCTTCGGCGAGTCCGTCACCTTCGACGGGGTGGAGTACCATGCCTTTCCGACGCCCGCCCGACTCGCCGAGGCCACTGAAGCGGACCTTCGGGACCTTGGCCTCGGTTATCGCGCGCCCTACGTTCAGCGGACGGCCGAGATGGTCGCGGAGGGGACGGCCCACCCCCAGGAGGCGACGGACCTGGCATACGAAGACGCCCGGGAGTATCTCACCCAGTTCGTCGGCGTCGGCGAGAAGGTGGCCGATTGCGTCCTGTTGTTCTCGCTGGGATTCGTCGAGGCGGTCCCGCTTGACACCTGGATCCGGTCGACGATCGAGGAGTACTACCCCGAGTGTGACCGCGGGTCCTACGCCGAGACCTCACGAGCGATTCGGGAGCGCTTCGGCGGGCAGTACGCCGGCTACGCCCAGACGTACGTCTTTCATCATCTCCGTAACGGCGGCGGGTCGGCTGAGTGA
- a CDS encoding amino acid-binding protein yields MSDPQDEVRAYTVRLELVDEPGELLRTLEPIAENGGNLLSIYHERGNMTPRGHIPVEVDLEASAERFDAIVEALRDAGVNVIQAGKERYSEELTVVLVGHLVDTDLSDTLSQLRAENGAVTDISLAAPEGAEEVSSARLRLRTEQGAVDDTLDAVRSVADQKDLRVVEPLAPGGEA; encoded by the coding sequence ATGAGCGATCCGCAGGACGAAGTCCGGGCGTACACAGTTCGGCTCGAACTCGTCGACGAACCCGGCGAACTACTCAGAACTCTCGAACCGATCGCCGAGAACGGCGGGAACCTCCTGAGCATCTACCACGAACGCGGGAACATGACCCCGCGCGGGCACATCCCCGTCGAGGTCGACCTGGAGGCGTCGGCCGAGCGCTTCGACGCCATCGTCGAGGCACTCCGGGACGCCGGCGTCAACGTCATCCAGGCCGGCAAGGAGCGCTACAGCGAGGAACTCACGGTCGTCCTCGTCGGCCATCTCGTCGATACTGATCTCTCGGATACCCTTTCACAACTCCGGGCGGAGAACGGGGCCGTGACTGATATTTCGCTGGCTGCGCCGGAAGGGGCCGAGGAGGTATCGAGCGCCCGGCTCCGACTCCGGACCGAACAGGGGGCCGTCGATGACACCCTCGATGCGGTCCGCTCGGTGGCCGACCAGAAGGACCTCCGTGTCGTCGAGCCGCTTGCCCCCGGAGGTGAGGCCTGA
- a CDS encoding translation initiation factor IF-2 subunit beta: MDYDDMLDRAIEDTPDIESGSDRFDVPDPDVRQEGNMTVYENFQATVRRLDREEEHVMKFLQDELGTSGHIDESGRARLTGEFGERRIREAIDAYTEEFVICSECGLPDTRLIREQGAILLRCEACGARSATSG; the protein is encoded by the coding sequence ATGGACTACGATGACATGCTCGATCGGGCGATCGAGGACACGCCGGACATCGAGTCAGGGTCCGACCGGTTCGACGTGCCCGATCCGGACGTCCGCCAGGAAGGGAACATGACGGTCTACGAGAACTTCCAGGCGACGGTGCGTCGCCTCGACCGCGAGGAGGAGCACGTCATGAAGTTCCTCCAGGACGAACTTGGCACCAGCGGCCACATCGACGAGAGCGGTCGCGCCCGACTGACGGGTGAGTTCGGTGAGCGCCGGATCCGCGAGGCTATCGACGCCTACACCGAGGAGTTCGTCATCTGTTCGGAGTGTGGCCTCCCGGACACGCGGCTCATCCGTGAGCAAGGCGCGATATTGCTCCGGTGTGAGGCCTGCGGCGCGCGGTCGGCCACCAGCGGGTAG
- the trxA gene encoding thioredoxin: protein MTGGDDIEAIKQRRKEQLMQQDQSEQTSAPNEPIHVESTEQFNEVVGTHDVVLADFYADWCGPCKMLEPIVEELAADTDAAVAKVDVDAHQQLASQYQVRGVPTVIVFAGGEVAEQVVGVRDQSHYRSLLERHGSD, encoded by the coding sequence ATGACCGGCGGTGACGACATCGAAGCGATCAAACAACGCAGGAAAGAGCAACTCATGCAACAGGACCAATCAGAGCAGACGAGCGCCCCGAACGAGCCGATTCACGTCGAAAGTACCGAGCAGTTCAACGAGGTCGTCGGGACCCACGACGTCGTCCTGGCTGACTTCTACGCGGACTGGTGTGGTCCGTGCAAGATGCTGGAGCCGATCGTCGAGGAACTCGCCGCCGACACGGACGCGGCGGTCGCCAAAGTCGACGTCGACGCCCACCAGCAACTCGCCAGCCAGTACCAGGTTCGCGGCGTCCCGACGGTGATCGTCTTCGCCGGTGGCGAGGTCGCCGAACAGGTCGTCGGCGTCCGCGATCAGAGCCACTATCGGAGCCTGCTCGAACGACACGGCTCGGACTGA
- the rpsJ gene encoding 30S ribosomal protein S10: MMQQARVRLAGTSPADLDDICDDVQEIANKTGVELSGPVPLPTKTLEVPARKSPDGEGTATWEHWEMRVHKRLIDIDADERALRQLMRIQVPNDVSIEIVLED; this comes from the coding sequence ATAATGCAGCAGGCACGCGTCCGTCTCGCCGGAACCAGCCCCGCGGACCTGGACGACATCTGCGACGATGTCCAGGAGATCGCGAACAAGACCGGCGTCGAACTGTCCGGTCCGGTGCCGCTCCCGACGAAGACACTCGAAGTGCCCGCGCGCAAGTCCCCCGACGGCGAGGGGACCGCCACGTGGGAGCACTGGGAGATGCGCGTCCACAAGCGCCTCATCGACATCGACGCCGACGAGCGCGCCCTTCGACAGCTGATGCGCATTCAGGTGCCGAACGACGTCTCGATCGAGATCGTCCTCGAAGACTGA
- a CDS encoding acylphosphatase, translating into MSDQVRAHVHVSGNVQGVFFRATTRDTAEEHGVDGWVKNLPDGRVEAVFEGSESAVDAMVEFCHEGSPAARVDEVEVTHEEPQGLDGFEIRR; encoded by the coding sequence ATGAGTGATCAAGTTCGCGCACACGTCCACGTCTCCGGCAACGTACAGGGCGTTTTCTTCCGGGCGACGACCCGCGACACAGCCGAGGAGCACGGCGTCGACGGCTGGGTGAAGAACCTGCCCGACGGCCGTGTCGAGGCAGTCTTCGAGGGGAGCGAGTCGGCAGTCGACGCGATGGTCGAGTTCTGTCACGAGGGCAGTCCGGCGGCCCGGGTGGACGAAGTCGAGGTGACGCACGAGGAGCCCCAGGGACTGGACGGCTTCGAGATCAGACGGTGA
- a CDS encoding DUF555 domain-containing protein has protein sequence MNCRVVVEAAVPVYDVETADEAVRIAISKTGEMLNPDLNYVEINMSGRHCPHCGEELDPAFIAADESLVALELEMTVFNVERDEHAARIARKEIGQRLENIPLEIVEIEEMEDEDDKTTEDDSDGSEMIDSTEAESTAASERAERSETDADDDDRDDDVLPEFEELIDE, from the coding sequence ATGAACTGTCGAGTTGTCGTCGAAGCGGCAGTCCCCGTTTACGACGTCGAAACCGCAGACGAGGCCGTTCGCATCGCCATCTCGAAGACAGGGGAGATGCTCAATCCGGATCTCAACTACGTCGAGATCAACATGAGCGGGCGTCACTGTCCCCACTGCGGCGAGGAACTCGATCCGGCGTTCATCGCTGCTGACGAGAGTCTCGTCGCCCTCGAACTCGAGATGACGGTGTTCAACGTCGAACGAGACGAACACGCCGCCCGGATCGCTCGCAAGGAGATCGGCCAGCGACTCGAAAACATCCCGCTCGAGATCGTCGAGATCGAGGAGATGGAAGACGAGGACGACAAGACTACCGAGGATGACAGTGACGGAAGTGAAATGATCGACTCGACTGAGGCGGAATCGACGGCTGCCTCCGAGCGCGCCGAGAGGTCCGAAACTGATGCGGATGACGACGACAGGGACGACGACGTCCTGCCGGAGTTCGAGGAACTGATCGACGAGTAA
- a CDS encoding DUF7836 family putative zinc-binding protein, protein MEEAYVRLVCPECRKEWESTPRDLPAPEKLFACPDCDEQRRLSEFMRTDRDLETLQELH, encoded by the coding sequence ATGGAGGAAGCGTACGTCAGACTCGTCTGTCCCGAGTGCCGCAAAGAGTGGGAATCGACGCCGCGCGATCTTCCGGCCCCCGAGAAACTGTTCGCGTGCCCTGACTGTGACGAACAGCGCCGACTCTCGGAGTTCATGCGGACCGACCGCGACCTCGAAACGCTCCAGGAGTTACACTGA
- a CDS encoding UPF0058 family protein — MKKQELIHLHGLLAQVRDHYEQTLDTEVEHQRYTELGVKPTSIHKSKTDHKAAVFALAEGITGELESTTDTERVSAAAD, encoded by the coding sequence ATGAAAAAGCAGGAGCTCATCCATCTTCATGGCCTGCTTGCACAGGTACGCGATCACTACGAACAAACACTCGACACCGAAGTCGAGCACCAGCGATACACGGAGCTCGGTGTGAAGCCGACGTCCATCCACAAGTCCAAGACGGACCACAAGGCTGCCGTGTTCGCACTCGCCGAGGGCATCACCGGGGAACTCGAATCCACGACGGACACCGAGCGCGTCTCCGCGGCTGCTGACTGA
- a CDS encoding homoserine dehydrogenase: MDLAIMGTGTVGSSVADLASEYGHRVTAMANVDAAAIDPDGIDTAGALERQRSEGMAHLGDADPDDVLAAEYDALVEVTPVTLGDAEPGFSHVEAALERDRHVVLANKGPMAERYADVRALEAESEGEVRFEATVAGAIPVLSTIEDYGPGTMTAVRGVFNGTANFILTRMAAEGLGYEHVLAEAQDLGVAEADPAFDVEGTDAALKCVILANVLAQGDREFSLEDASVEGIKDIPGSALELAREDGRTIRLIGEVTGDEIRVSPRLVPEHSELAVSGTTNIVQLETDNAGRLNLSGRGAGGPETATAILADVNRLPEP, encoded by the coding sequence ATGGACCTCGCGATCATGGGGACGGGGACGGTCGGGAGTTCCGTCGCCGACCTCGCCAGCGAGTACGGGCATCGCGTCACTGCCATGGCCAACGTCGACGCTGCGGCGATCGACCCCGACGGCATCGACACCGCTGGCGCGCTCGAACGCCAGCGCTCCGAGGGGATGGCCCATCTCGGTGACGCCGATCCCGACGATGTCTTGGCCGCCGAGTACGACGCCCTGGTGGAGGTGACGCCCGTGACGCTGGGCGACGCCGAACCGGGATTCAGCCACGTCGAGGCTGCTTTGGAGCGCGATCGACACGTCGTGCTCGCAAACAAGGGACCGATGGCCGAACGCTATGCCGACGTCCGTGCGCTCGAAGCCGAAAGCGAGGGCGAGGTCCGCTTCGAGGCCACCGTCGCGGGTGCGATCCCCGTGCTCTCGACGATCGAGGACTACGGGCCGGGCACGATGACCGCCGTCCGGGGCGTCTTCAACGGGACGGCGAACTTCATCCTCACGCGGATGGCTGCCGAAGGACTCGGCTACGAGCACGTCCTCGCGGAGGCCCAGGACTTAGGCGTCGCCGAGGCCGATCCGGCCTTCGACGTCGAGGGGACCGACGCCGCGCTGAAGTGCGTCATCCTGGCGAACGTCCTTGCACAGGGCGACCGGGAGTTCTCCCTCGAGGACGCGTCAGTCGAGGGCATCAAGGACATCCCGGGCAGCGCGCTCGAACTCGCCCGCGAGGACGGCCGGACGATCAGGCTCATCGGTGAGGTGACGGGCGACGAGATCCGGGTGAGCCCGCGACTCGTTCCGGAGCACAGCGAGCTCGCCGTCAGCGGGACGACCAACATCGTCCAGCTGGAGACCGACAACGCCGGTCGGCTCAACCTCTCCGGCCGCGGCGCGGGCGGCCCCGAGACCGCGACCGCGATTCTCGCGGACGTCAATCGGCTTCCCGAACCCTGA
- a CDS encoding isochorismate synthase, which translates to MESVRADAVGTEHAGEILAVRGCQLDAVDPATLLAGDVEKRPWTAWAGPEETIATTGTVATITATSGDRFERVRRQAASLFADRDVSEILPAFARPRLFGGFSFHSGGTDRHADADWTGFPDAYFHLPTVSVIERDGETWLTTAAVGPDAATTAEAARNRWESRLTDAHPTASRPPGIAARSQIPEREAWAEQVGAAVERIDRGDLRKVVLAGAQTVELAGPLSVPAALDRLGETYPDCYRFGFAPAAAGSGTFFGATPERLLRRDGRRVQTTALAGSIGRGETRAEDEWLAEELTASPKDGHEHALVVEAIRAQLDDFADHVETGERTVRQLATVQHLQTPIEATLDEEVHVLSLVEALHPTPAVGGLPPDDALAAIQESEAFDRGWYAAPIGWFDAAGDGEFAVGIRSALAHDREATLFAGAGIVADSDPDAEWDEIQLKYRPILDALR; encoded by the coding sequence ATGGAGTCAGTGCGTGCCGACGCAGTCGGGACCGAACACGCCGGCGAGATTCTCGCCGTCCGTGGCTGCCAACTCGACGCCGTCGATCCGGCCACGTTACTCGCTGGGGATGTCGAGAAGCGGCCGTGGACGGCCTGGGCCGGCCCCGAGGAGACGATCGCGACAACGGGCACCGTGGCGACGATCACGGCAACGAGCGGGGATCGGTTCGAGCGGGTCCGTCGCCAGGCAGCCAGCCTCTTCGCCGACCGGGACGTTTCCGAGATCCTCCCGGCGTTCGCTCGCCCGCGACTGTTCGGCGGATTTTCGTTCCACAGCGGGGGCACAGACCGCCACGCTGACGCTGACTGGACCGGGTTTCCGGACGCGTACTTTCACCTCCCGACGGTCTCGGTGATCGAACGCGACGGCGAGACCTGGTTGACGACCGCTGCCGTCGGCCCGGACGCGGCGACCACCGCCGAGGCGGCCCGCAACCGGTGGGAATCTCGACTGACGGACGCTCACCCGACAGCATCACGGCCGCCGGGGATCGCTGCCCGCTCACAGATCCCCGAGCGCGAGGCGTGGGCCGAGCAAGTCGGGGCTGCCGTCGAACGCATCGATCGGGGCGACCTCCGGAAGGTCGTCCTGGCCGGCGCACAGACCGTCGAACTGGCCGGCCCGCTGTCGGTTCCGGCCGCGCTCGATCGACTCGGGGAAACCTACCCCGACTGCTATCGCTTCGGGTTCGCGCCGGCGGCGGCCGGATCGGGGACGTTCTTCGGGGCGACCCCCGAACGGCTACTCAGACGGGACGGTCGCCGGGTACAGACGACGGCGCTGGCTGGCTCGATCGGTCGCGGAGAGACGCGGGCCGAAGACGAGTGGCTCGCCGAGGAGCTCACTGCGAGTCCCAAAGACGGCCACGAGCACGCGCTCGTCGTCGAGGCCATCAGGGCGCAACTCGACGACTTCGCCGACCACGTCGAGACCGGCGAGCGAACTGTCAGGCAACTCGCGACCGTCCAGCACCTCCAGACGCCGATCGAGGCGACCCTTGATGAGGAGGTCCACGTCCTCTCGCTGGTCGAAGCGTTGCATCCAACGCCGGCCGTCGGCGGACTGCCGCCGGACGACGCGCTGGCGGCGATTCAAGAGTCGGAGGCCTTCGACCGCGGGTGGTATGCTGCCCCGATCGGGTGGTTCGACGCGGCCGGTGACGGCGAGTTCGCCGTCGGGATCCGGTCGGCGCTGGCCCACGATCGCGAAGCGACGCTGTTTGCCGGGGCCGGCATCGTCGCCGATAGCGATCCGGACGCCGAGTGGGACGAGATACAGCTCAAGTACCGCCCAATCCTGGACGCACTACGATGA
- the tuf gene encoding translation elongation factor EF-1 subunit alpha, with amino-acid sequence MSEDTAHQNLAIIGHVDHGKSTLVGRLLFETGSVPEHVIEQHREEAEEKGKGGFEFAYVMDNLAEERERGVTIDIAHQEFDTEEYNFTIVDCPGHRDFVKNMITGASQADNAVLVVAADDGVQPQTQEHVFLARTLGIDELIVAVNKMDLVDYEESRYKETVQEVTELLKQVQFNTDDASFIPSSAFEGDNINELSDNMPWYDGPTVLESLNNLPEPEPPTDAPLRLPIQDVYTISGIGTVPVGRIETGEMFPGDDVTFQPSDVGGEVKTVEMHHEEVDRAGPGDNVGFNVRGVGKDDIRRGDVCGPADDPPSVAETFQAQIVVMQHPSVITAGYTPVFHAHTAQVACTVESIDQKIDPSSGEVAEENPDFIQSGDAAVVTIRPQKPLSIEPSGEIPELGSFAIRDMGQTIAAGKVLSVDERE; translated from the coding sequence ATGAGTGAGGATACAGCACACCAGAACCTCGCCATCATCGGACACGTCGACCACGGGAAGTCCACTCTCGTCGGTCGACTTCTGTTCGAGACCGGCAGCGTTCCGGAGCACGTCATCGAGCAGCACCGAGAGGAAGCCGAAGAGAAGGGCAAGGGCGGCTTCGAGTTCGCCTATGTGATGGACAACCTCGCCGAGGAGCGAGAGCGTGGTGTCACCATCGACATCGCCCACCAGGAGTTCGACACGGAGGAGTACAACTTCACCATCGTCGACTGTCCGGGCCACCGTGACTTCGTGAAGAACATGATCACGGGCGCCTCGCAGGCCGACAACGCCGTACTCGTGGTCGCCGCCGACGACGGCGTCCAGCCCCAGACCCAGGAGCACGTCTTCCTGGCCCGCACCCTGGGCATTGACGAGCTCATCGTCGCCGTCAACAAAATGGACCTCGTCGACTACGAGGAATCCCGCTATAAGGAGACCGTCCAGGAGGTCACGGAACTCCTCAAGCAGGTCCAGTTCAACACCGACGACGCGAGTTTCATCCCCTCCTCGGCGTTCGAGGGCGACAACATCAACGAACTCAGCGACAACATGCCGTGGTACGACGGACCGACCGTCCTCGAGTCGCTGAACAACCTGCCGGAGCCGGAGCCGCCGACGGACGCGCCGCTCCGACTCCCGATCCAGGACGTCTACACCATCTCCGGTATCGGGACCGTCCCGGTCGGTCGAATCGAGACCGGCGAGATGTTCCCCGGCGACGATGTCACCTTCCAGCCCAGTGACGTCGGCGGCGAGGTCAAGACCGTCGAGATGCACCACGAGGAAGTCGACCGCGCCGGCCCCGGCGACAACGTCGGATTCAACGTCCGCGGCGTCGGCAAGGACGACATCCGCCGTGGTGACGTCTGTGGTCCCGCAGACGATCCGCCGTCGGTCGCCGAGACCTTCCAGGCGCAGATCGTCGTCATGCAGCACCCGAGCGTGATCACCGCGGGCTACACCCCGGTCTTCCACGCCCACACCGCACAGGTCGCCTGTACCGTCGAGTCCATCGACCAGAAGATCGACCCCTCCTCCGGCGAGGTCGCCGAGGAGAACCCCGACTTTATCCAGTCGGGTGATGCGGCTGTCGTCACCATCCGACCGCAAAAGCCCCTCAGCATCGAACCGTCGGGCGAGATTCCGGAGCTCGGCAGCTTCGCCATCCGTGACATGGGTCAGACCATCGCGGCCGGCAAAGTGCTGAGCGTCGACGAGCGCGAATAA
- a CDS encoding helix-turn-helix domain-containing protein: MSDSISEYLKQDMECEGLLECIHGLKELDRDVFMTLTARTDPMTIDEIADAVDRERSTAYRAVQRLLQSGFIQKEQVNYDQGGYYHVYHPTDPDQIADQMQRTLNDWYAKMGQLIGEFREKYDAETAMDSTADT, translated from the coding sequence ATGTCAGACTCGATCAGTGAGTACCTCAAACAGGACATGGAGTGTGAGGGGTTGCTGGAATGCATCCATGGACTCAAGGAACTCGACAGGGACGTGTTCATGACCTTGACCGCGCGGACTGATCCGATGACGATCGACGAGATCGCGGATGCCGTCGATCGGGAGCGGTCGACTGCCTACCGGGCGGTCCAGCGCCTGCTCCAGTCGGGGTTCATCCAGAAAGAACAGGTCAACTACGATCAAGGTGGGTACTATCACGTCTACCACCCGACGGATCCCGACCAGATCGCGGATCAGATGCAACGGACGCTCAACGACTGGTACGCCAAGATGGGCCAACTCATCGGCGAGTTCCGTGAGAAGTACGACGCGGAGACGGCGATGGACTCGACGGCTGACACTTGA
- the menD gene encoding 2-succinyl-5-enolpyruvyl-6-hydroxy-3-cyclohexene-1-carboxylic-acid synthase, producing MTAPNRNTLWATVLVEELAAAGVEYACLAPGSRSTPLTSAFAAHEDVDAVSLLDERSAAFFALGRGRQTGKPTAVVTTSGTATANLHPAVMEADEGRVPLVVLTADRPPELQDSGANQTADQTKLYGSAVRRYRTLPEPAPRPRALRSLRVTAARAVADATGTPPGPVHLNVPFRKPLEPVHVEGDVPDDLAERAPLAVDGRDGPFVEVSQGTPALADNDLDDVVDAIEGSDRGLIVAGPASQPTPARDALAALARATDFPVLADPLSGHRFGHGEDVPICGGYDSYLDACGEWGWPEPDTVVRFGASPTSKILRHYLRDSEARQFVVDSAGEWPEAEFTASDLLVADPTRLAGRLSDRIATGGNSGWRERFERAESEYWSLLDRRTADGSFEGAVLSTVAATVPDTTTLVVGNSMPVRDLDRFGQPRPAAVRVLGNRGVSGIDGVTSTALGAGSAAEGPLVAVLGDLSFYHDMNGLLALARADVAATIVLLNNDGGGIFHMLPIEDFNPPFSEFFKTPHGLDFSPVEDLYDAEFVRADSLAAFDSLFGESLSAPGTQIIEVTLDAEESHRIRDAIHEDVRAELQ from the coding sequence ATGACGGCCCCCAACCGGAACACGCTGTGGGCGACCGTCCTCGTCGAGGAACTCGCCGCCGCCGGTGTCGAGTACGCCTGTCTCGCACCGGGGAGCCGGTCGACGCCGCTGACCAGTGCCTTCGCGGCCCACGAAGATGTCGATGCGGTCTCGCTGCTCGACGAACGCTCGGCCGCGTTTTTCGCACTCGGTCGGGGTCGACAGACCGGCAAGCCGACCGCCGTCGTCACGACATCCGGGACGGCGACGGCAAATCTCCACCCCGCGGTGATGGAGGCCGACGAGGGGCGGGTACCACTGGTCGTCCTCACGGCCGATCGACCGCCCGAACTCCAGGACAGCGGGGCGAACCAGACGGCCGATCAGACGAAGCTGTACGGGTCGGCCGTCCGCCGCTACCGGACGCTGCCCGAACCGGCACCGCGGCCACGGGCGCTGCGCTCGCTTCGCGTGACCGCAGCCCGGGCAGTCGCCGACGCGACGGGGACGCCGCCCGGCCCGGTTCATCTCAACGTCCCCTTCCGAAAGCCGCTCGAACCGGTCCACGTCGAGGGTGACGTCCCCGACGACCTCGCCGAGCGCGCGCCCCTGGCGGTCGACGGACGCGACGGACCGTTCGTCGAGGTCTCTCAAGGGACGCCAGCACTCGCGGACAATGATCTCGACGACGTCGTCGACGCCATCGAGGGAAGCGACCGGGGACTCATCGTCGCTGGCCCGGCGAGTCAGCCGACGCCAGCCAGGGACGCCCTGGCGGCACTCGCCCGCGCAACCGACTTTCCCGTGCTGGCCGATCCGCTCTCGGGCCACCGGTTCGGCCACGGCGAGGACGTACCGATCTGTGGCGGCTACGATTCGTATCTCGATGCCTGCGGGGAGTGGGGGTGGCCGGAGCCCGACACCGTCGTCCGATTCGGTGCCTCGCCCACCTCGAAGATCCTGAGACACTACCTCCGGGATAGCGAGGCGCGCCAGTTCGTCGTCGATTCAGCCGGCGAGTGGCCGGAAGCGGAGTTTACCGCGAGTGACCTACTGGTGGCCGATCCGACCCGGCTGGCCGGGCGGCTGTCCGACCGGATCGCGACTGGAGGCAACAGCGGGTGGCGCGAGCGGTTCGAGCGCGCCGAGAGCGAATACTGGTCGCTGCTCGACCGGCGGACCGCGGATGGTTCCTTCGAAGGGGCGGTGCTTTCGACGGTGGCGGCGACGGTTCCGGATACCACCACACTGGTGGTCGGCAATAGCATGCCCGTCCGGGATCTCGATCGGTTCGGACAGCCGCGGCCGGCGGCCGTTCGTGTCCTGGGTAATCGCGGCGTGAGCGGGATCGACGGCGTCACCAGCACGGCACTGGGTGCCGGAAGTGCCGCCGAGGGCCCGCTGGTGGCCGTCCTCGGCGATCTGTCGTTCTATCACGACATGAACGGCTTGCTCGCGCTGGCGCGCGCCGACGTGGCGGCGACGATCGTCCTGCTCAACAACGACGGCGGTGGGATCTTCCACATGCTGCCCATCGAGGACTTCAACCCGCCGTTCAGTGAGTTCTTCAAGACGCCACACGGCCTGGATTTTTCGCCAGTCGAGGACCTTTACGACGCCGAGTTCGTCCGTGCCGACTCGCTTGCGGCGTTCGACTCGCTCTTCGGGGAGTCGCTTTCGGCCCCCGGCACGCAGATCATCGAAGTCACCCTCGACGCCGAGGAAAGTCATCGGATCCGAGACGCGATCCACGAGGACGTGCGAGCCGAACTGCAGTGA
- a CDS encoding J domain-containing protein: MARTYYEILGVDESASTAEIEAAYRDRLKETHPDVTDDPNATDTVQEVIDARDVLTDEAERARYDRLGHEAYVAGDLTGTATASTSSSTTGRTATQSSRASRSQSTSDPSSVGRDGQARNGTGENPWTEPPNQAGTERAWSSGSGDVAAHPSDPNAVRWSRLFPPGQSVVLLLASFICYPPFLLFSIYPPFPVVINFVVLLCTLVLVGYLISLPEVGILVFGFWGVVTAGAILTGALGVITLPGVLAITATWLPLGLSIVVFRLVR, encoded by the coding sequence ATGGCCCGAACGTACTACGAGATCCTGGGCGTCGACGAGTCGGCGTCGACTGCCGAGATCGAGGCCGCCTATCGCGACCGGCTCAAGGAGACACATCCCGACGTCACTGACGATCCGAACGCGACCGATACGGTCCAGGAAGTCATCGACGCCAGGGACGTGCTGACTGACGAAGCCGAGCGGGCCCGCTACGACCGGTTAGGTCACGAGGCGTACGTCGCCGGCGATCTCACTGGTACAGCGACGGCCTCTACCAGCAGTTCGACCACGGGAAGGACTGCAACCCAGTCCTCCAGAGCCAGCCGGAGTCAATCCACGAGCGACCCGTCGTCCGTCGGCCGGGATGGACAGGCCCGCAATGGAACGGGTGAGAATCCCTGGACTGAACCACCCAATCAGGCTGGCACAGAGCGCGCGTGGTCGAGTGGTTCGGGGGATGTGGCCGCCCACCCGTCAGACCCGAACGCGGTCCGGTGGAGTCGGCTGTTCCCACCCGGTCAGTCGGTCGTCTTGCTGCTCGCGTCGTTCATCTGTTACCCGCCGTTTTTGCTGTTCAGCATCTACCCGCCGTTTCCGGTCGTCATCAATTTCGTCGTGTTGCTGTGTACCCTGGTGCTCGTCGGCTATCTGATCTCCCTCCCCGAGGTCGGCATCCTCGTGTTCGGGTTCTGGGGGGTCGTCACAGCGGGTGCTATTCTGACTGGCGCGCTCGGTGTGATCACACTCCCGGGCGTCCTCGCAATCACGGCGACCTGGCTCCCGCTCGGGCTTTCGATCGTGGTGTTTCGCCTGGTTCGGTAG